The genomic window TATCATGCAGGGTTCCTGCAACGGTCTTTAATTCTTTTTCTACTGTGATACGATGAGCATGAATAATAGCTTCATATACCCCGAAACCAATAATTGCTAAAATCAGACTAATGCCACCAATGTACCAACTCGCTAAACGTAATTTTGTTTGTTTAAATAATTTTGAATCATCAGTTTTAAATAACATAAATCCACAATTAATTATTAACTAAAAAACGATAACCCAATCCATAAACAGTTTCAATACAATTTTCCATACCCGATGGTTCTAATTTACGTCTTAATAGACGAATTTGTGCAGCTACTACATTACTCATTGGTTCATTTCCCCATTCCCATAGTTGTGAAAGAATCTGATCACGGGTAATAATTTGATTAGGATGTTTCATGAAATATTCTAATAGTTGAAATTCTTTATTGGTTAAAGAAAGAGGCTTATTATCACCTGTTTCTTCTTGAAAATAAATTGTATAGTTACTGTAGTCTAACGTAATTTTTCCTACAGTTAACTTTTGAGGGTTAATAGTAGGGAAACGGCGTTGTAATGCTCGTAATCTTGCCAGTAATTCCGCCATTCCAAATGGTTTCACTAAATAATCATCGGCACCGGCATCTAACCCAATTACTTTATCTTCTTCTCTATCTTTTGCGGTTAACATTAAAATGGGTAAAAAACTATTTTGTTGTCTAATTTTTTTGATTAAATCAATGCCTGATATTTTCGGTAATAACCAATCAAAAATACCAATCGTATAGAGATTTAAACCGATTTCTATCAAATCATTCGCTTCTTCTCCATCCTGCGCCCAATCTACAATATAATTATGTTGAATTAAAGCTCGTTTAATGGCATTTCCTAAGTCATTTTCGTCTTCAACTAATAAAATACGCATAAGTTTTATTCATTTTTCTGCCTTTTGCTGGTTTGATCATCAATATCATATTGAATAATAGTAACAAAAAAAGAATAATGATATTTCATCCTTATTTCATTTTTCAGCGTAATAATATTAACGTGATCGTTTAAATAGCTAAATGATTAAGTTTTATTACTTAACCGAAACTCTCCAGTAGACTAGATGGTTTACCATAAAAGTAGCAGAAAAGTTAAGTGATTGGAGATAAGACAATGAAAATCAACTTAGCTAATAAAACCCTTCAAAGTTCAGCTTTAACAGGAATCACTCTATTAGTATTAAGTTCTATAGCGTTTCTAAATGAGTCGTGAATAAAAAAAGCTCTGTTTAGGTAAAATTAAAAGAGTAATTTCAAAAAGAAACAAACTCATGATAACAGACAATAAGGAGAAAATTGAGCTAATTAAAGAGTTTCTTGAAAATTCATCAAACGGGAGAGAGACTCAAAGAGCTTTAGCGGTAAAGTTAGTGCTAGAAGGCTATCGTTATGAAAGAGTCTCAGAAATTTTATCTGTGTCACTAGGATTTATTAGTAAATGGGTTAATGCTTTTAATTTTGGGGGTATAAATGGTTTAAAATCAGGATACAAAGGAAGTAAAAGTTACTTAACAAATCAAGAACGTACCGAGATAATTGAGTGGCTAATTGAACAAAAAACCTGGGATATTTCTGAACTAGAAGTTTATCTAATTGAGAAATATGATGTGGTTTATCAATCTCTTCAAAGTTATTATAAGATTTTAAAAGAGGCGAAAATTTCTTGGCAAAAGGGGCAACAAATTAATCCTAGATATCATGAAGAAGTCACTCAAAAAAAAACCAAGAAATAGCGCAAATTCTGGAAAATAGACGAGAGGAAATAGATTCAGGAAAGCTGATAGTGTATATAGTTGATGAATGTCATCTTCACTGGGAGGATATTTGCGGATATCTATGGAACTTAATAAAAGAACCCTTAAAAATTCCTCTTTTAAATCCTAAAGAAAGACAGACATATTATGGGGCATTAAATTTATTAACTCAAGAATTTATTTTGCTTCCTTATCAAAAAGGAAATGGAAAAAACACGGTAGATTTTGTCCAACAATTACAGAAAAAAAATCCCGAAGCTAAAACCTTATGGATTTGGGATGGAGCCAGTTATCATAGAGGAAAAGAAATGCAAAAGTTTTTAGCTAGAGAAAATCAAGATTTGTCACCAGAAGAATGGCGAGTAACCTGTTGTCTTTTTGCTCCTTATTCCCCTCAAGAAAATCCCGTAGAAGCAATTTGGTTACAACTCAAAACTTTACTGAGAAGATTTTATAGATTTGGGAAAAATTTTAAAATTGTTAAACGTCTTTTTCAACTTTTTGTTGAGTTGAAACTATTCAATCTTCCTAATTTTAAAAACTACGAGGCTTTTTCACGATTCAGTTAGACTAGCTATATTCCTTTATTAGCCGATAATCCTTCTTCAACACCGACATCCGACACGAATACTGTTCCTTGTTGGAATACACCTGCTAATTCTCAAACCTATCAACAACATCAGCAATGGATGGCGCAACGAGGTTCCATGATGGGTCAAGAGTGGCATGGAAGTGGTGGTTGGGGACACCATTCTCAATACGGCAGAATGTATGACCCAAATAATCTGACCACTATTAGGGGAGAAGTGGTCAGTGTCAATACCTTTACTCCAAGAGAGGGAATGTCTGGCGGAATGCACCTACAGTTACAAACCAACCGTGAAACCGTGGATGTTCATTTAGGCCCGGCTTGGTATCTTCAAAATCAAGATGTTCAAATTCAACCCAACGACACCATTGAAGTGACCGGTTCAAGAATGAATTTTAATGGCCAATCTGCCATGATGGCTGCCTCTGTCGAGAAAGGAGAGATGACCTTAATGTTAAGAAATGAAAATGGTATTCCGATGTGGCATGGATGGAGAGGTAATCAATAAAAAATTACTCAGTCTCAAGTCTTGACTCTACAGTTTACTACAGACTCTAGACTATGAAATAACACTAAAGAGACAAAGACCAATGAATCAAGACACTTTACTCAGAATAGGAGAATTAGCCAAACAAACAGGGCTTTCTGTGGGAAATTTACGATATTACAGTGATTTAGGGGTTTTGCATCCCGTGAAAATTGCGGACAATGGCTATCGTTACTATAGCTTAGATGCGAGTCAACAAGTAGCCTTTATCAAAAAAGCCCAGGCCCTGGGTTTTTCTCTAGAAGAAATTAAGCGCATTTTAGATGTTAGAGATAGAGGTGAAATTCCTTGTCAGTTAGTGCAAGGTTTACTCGACCAGAAAATAGAAGATTTAGAAATAAAAATAAAGCAAATGACCTTATTTAAAGCTGAATTAGAAGAATATCGGGATACTTGGCACAGTAATCCTACCCCAAAGCCTAAATCTGATGAGGTTTGCCCTTTAATTTCTAGCGTGTCTCTATAAATTCTGCCAAAAACTAACTATTTTGAGGATAATCACATGGAAACTTGCCAGTTACAATTACAAGGAATGAGTTGCGCTAGTTGTGCCTCTACCATTGAACAAGCGTTAAGCAATGCCAAAGGAGTCAGAAAAAGTAATGTTAATTTTGCTCTGTCTCAAGCCACAGTAACATACGATCCAAATCTAACTAATCCATCCTTAATTCAAGACGTAGTTAAAGATATTGGTTATAAGGCTTTTTCCCAACAAGAAAATGAAGACCAAGGAGATGAAGAAAAAGCAGCCAGAGAAGCCGAACAAAAAGAATTAACCTATAAAGTCATTGTCGGTTGTGTAATTAGTATTTTGTTAATTATTGGGATGTTACCCATGATGACAGGGTTAGAAATGGCTTGGATTCCTGATTTCTTACAAAGTCGTTGGGGGCAATTTATCTTAGCAACTCCTGTTATTTTTTGGGTAGGAACTGACTTTTTTACTGGGGCTTGGAAAGCTTTTAAACATCATTCTGCTAACATGGATACTTTAGTATCATTAGGAACAGGAGTTGCTTATTTATACTCTTTATTTGCCACTCTATTTCCCGATTTTTTAGAATCTCAAGGCATTTCGGCAGAAGTTTATTATGAAGTAGCTTCGGTAGTGATTACCCTAGTTTTATTAGGAAAATTATTAGAAAATCGAGCCAAAGGACAAACCTCAGAAGCGATTAGAAAATTAATGGGGTTACAAGCAAAAACTGCAAGAGTGATTCGGGGTCAACAAGAACTAGATATTCCCATCGATCAAGTAATGGTAAAAGATACCATTGTCGTTCGTCCAGGAGAAAAAATTCCCGTAGATGGAGAAGTCGTTGAAGGAGAATCTTCGATTGATGAATCAATGGTAACAGGGGAACCTATCCCTGTTAAGAAAAAAGCAGGAGATGAAGTCATTGGGGCAACCATTAATAAGACAGGAAGTTTTAAATTTAAAGCCACAAAAGTCGGTAAAGATACCATTCTAGCACAGATTGTTAAATTAGTTCAAGATGCCCAAGGTAGCAAAGCCCCCATTCAACAATTAGCGGATCAAGTAACGGGATGGTTTGTACCAGCAGTGATGGCTGTTGCTATCCTGACATTTATTATTTGGTTTAATGTCATGGGCAATGTTACCCTAGCCATGATTACAACCGTAGGGGTTCTCATTATTGCTTGTCCTTGTGCTTTGGGTTTAGCAACCCCCACATCTATCATGGTAGGAACGGGAAAAGGCGCAGAAAATGGGGTATTAATTAAAGGAGCAGATAGCTTAGAATTAGCCCATAAACTAAATACAATTGTCTGTGATAAAACAGGAACGATTACCCAAGGAAAGCCCAGTGTAACTAACTATATTACTGTGAAAGAATTAGCTAATAATTATGAAATTGAACTCTTAAAAATCGCTGCTGCTTTAGAAAAACAGTCCGAACATCCTCTGGCCGAAGCTGTGGTTAATTATGCCCAATCTCAAGGGGTGAAAATGCCTTTACCCGAAGTTAGGAATTTTGAAGCAGTAGCAGGGATGGGAGTCCAAGGAAAGGTATCAGGGAAATTTGTCCAAATTGGCACGCAAAGATGGATGGATGCGTTAAACATTAATACCCAATCTTTAGACCCAACTCGTCAACAATGGGAACAAGAAGCCAAAACTACCGCTTTAATCGCTATAGATGGGCAAATTGAGGGCTTAATGGGGATTGCTGATGCAATTAAA from Crocosphaera subtropica ATCC 51142 includes these protein-coding regions:
- a CDS encoding IS630 family transposase (programmed frameshift) produces the protein MITDNKEKIELIKEFLENSSNGRETQRALAVKLVLEGYRYERVSEILSVSLGFISKWVNAFNFGGINGLKSGYKGSKSYLTNQERTEIIEWLIEQKTWDISELEVYLIEKYDVVYQSLQSYYKILKEAKISWQKGQQINPRYHEEVNSKKNQEIAQILENRREEIDSGKLIVYIVDECHLHWEDICGYLWNLIKEPLKIPLLNPKERQTYYGALNLLTQEFILLPYQKGNGKNTVDFVQQLQKKNPEAKTLWIWDGASYHRGKEMQKFLARENQDLSPEEWRVTCCLFAPYSPQENPVEAIWLQLKTLLRRFYRFGKNFKIVKRLFQLFVELKLFNLPNFKNYEAFSRFS
- a CDS encoding heavy metal-responsive transcriptional regulator yields the protein MNQDTLLRIGELAKQTGLSVGNLRYYSDLGVLHPVKIADNGYRYYSLDASQQVAFIKKAQALGFSLEEIKRILDVRDRGEIPCQLVQGLLDQKIEDLEIKIKQMTLFKAELEEYRDTWHSNPTPKPKSDEVCPLISSVSL
- a CDS encoding heavy metal translocating P-type ATPase; the encoded protein is METCQLQLQGMSCASCASTIEQALSNAKGVRKSNVNFALSQATVTYDPNLTNPSLIQDVVKDIGYKAFSQQENEDQGDEEKAAREAEQKELTYKVIVGCVISILLIIGMLPMMTGLEMAWIPDFLQSRWGQFILATPVIFWVGTDFFTGAWKAFKHHSANMDTLVSLGTGVAYLYSLFATLFPDFLESQGISAEVYYEVASVVITLVLLGKLLENRAKGQTSEAIRKLMGLQAKTARVIRGQQELDIPIDQVMVKDTIVVRPGEKIPVDGEVVEGESSIDESMVTGEPIPVKKKAGDEVIGATINKTGSFKFKATKVGKDTILAQIVKLVQDAQGSKAPIQQLADQVTGWFVPAVMAVAILTFIIWFNVMGNVTLAMITTVGVLIIACPCALGLATPTSIMVGTGKGAENGVLIKGADSLELAHKLNTIVCDKTGTITQGKPSVTNYITVKELANNYEIELLKIAAALEKQSEHPLAEAVVNYAQSQGVKMPLPEVRNFEAVAGMGVQGKVSGKFVQIGTQRWMDALNINTQSLDPTRQQWEQEAKTTALIAIDGQIEGLMGIADAIKPSSVEAVKALQRMGLEVVMLTGDNQKTAEAIADEVGIKRVFAQVRPDQKASTIQQIQQERLNRKQKNKIVAMVGDGINDAPALAQADVGIAIGTGTDVAMAASDLTLISGDLNGIVTAIQLSHATMRNIKENLFFAYIYNTLGIPIAAGILYPFFGWLLNPMIAGAAMAFSSVSVVTNALRLRNFSPTVNR
- the rppA gene encoding two-component system response regulator RppA; its protein translation is MRILLVEDENDLGNAIKRALIQHNYIVDWAQDGEEANDLIEIGLNLYTIGIFDWLLPKISGIDLIKKIRQQNSFLPILMLTAKDREEDKVIGLDAGADDYLVKPFGMAELLARLRALQRRFPTINPQKLTVGKITLDYSNYTIYFQEETGDNKPLSLTNKEFQLLEYFMKHPNQIITRDQILSQLWEWGNEPMSNVVAAQIRLLRRKLEPSGMENCIETVYGLGYRFLVNN
- a CDS encoding DNA-binding protein, with product MAQRGSMMGQEWHGSGGWGHHSQYGRMYDPNNLTTIRGEVVSVNTFTPREGMSGGMHLQLQTNRETVDVHLGPAWYLQNQDVQIQPNDTIEVTGSRMNFNGQSAMMAASVEKGEMTLMLRNENGIPMWHGWRGNQ